Within the Gossypium raimondii isolate GPD5lz chromosome 12, ASM2569854v1, whole genome shotgun sequence genome, the region CTACATGataaaattgatggttcgatggtgtTGTTCGAGGGGTAAACCGTTGTGGTGCCCGACGTTGGTGTTGATGGTGCTCGCGACGGTCAGTGTTACCCTCACCTAGAACATCATTCACAACATCAATTGGCAAACCTAGGGTGAACTAAACATACTCGAGAAATCGTATGTCGCAAAGGTTTGCCCGGGAAAGGGTGGAGTACTGGAGTAGTAATGGGCTGAAAATATCGAGCATCATCGATGATCTCGGACCCGGATGATTATAACTGGAAACAAGAATCTCTGACTAATATGTGTAGTCTGACGAGCCAGGAAAATAATTATCAACCCCAAGTTTGGATCGTAAGAACTACCTCGAGATTGTGAATAAGATAGCTCGGGTTCGAGCACTGGCTCCGATTCGAGTGCAGGAGGCGGATGTGACAGGCAGTGCAAGAATTTCCCTAGTCATTGCATGTGTGGAGGGACTAGCATCGTTTTCCCACCAAATAAAAAAGGTTTCCCACTCGCCATATACCAAGATTGGTACTCTTATGAGGGCCgcaaatcaaatgaaaaatccATCTAAGGTCTCTATCCCATCCGGTCGTTCCACAATACAAGATATTCTTCATGCTCTAATGCCCAATTCTTGTATTGTTTCCCCTTTTTGCTAAATTCGTGTACAACCCACAAACTCCGTGGAACATCTAAAATATGTTAGATGACCCGAACTATCACAGTACTTGATCCCCGTTGTACCACTCGACTGTTGAGAAATTCAGCAGGGGTGCATTAATTCACCACAAGTGTGAGTAGATGTGAGCAAACAGGGAAATAACAACCATAATGTTTGGGAAAGAATATGACATCTAGATGAAATACAcaattaataacatggttataGTAACACGagtcaaataacataaataaagtaattacatgtaataaatattagtaaaaattaacCCCTCCCTAGCATGTGCCTCAATCATCTATCGATAAATTGGAAGCGTATATGACTTCCTGATACCCGAAGAAGTACTCCatctacaaaaaaattaaacttgttagaacaaattttaataataaaaaaagcaaaattCTTGTtgtaattcttaaattttatcaccTATTCACGAATGGGAAGACATATGTTTGGTGAGTAACTGATGCCAAGAATGACATCCTGTAAAGTGCCTGGGACTACAACAATATCAGGCACCCGCTTATGTCCATGGCACGGTGCTTTGTCATCTGGCAAAACTCACGATACAATGTAGCTAGTACTGTTGAGCCCTAATTGTACGAATGGGTAGCGTATAAATCAGATAACAAGAGCAAGTACATAGGGTGGACCTTGTTGTTATTTGCATCTAGCATGAGTACACCCCTTATCATATGCATTATATATGCTCGAGCGGTGCACATCACCTCCCGCTTAGTTGCAATACTCGGTAAATACTCGAAATTCACCTTCAACtatgaaaatttcaaactcGTAAGTTTATCGCCACCATCACCAGGCGAGCGTCTTAGTAAGTCATAGCAAATGGCCGTCAGTTCAGACACTGTACTTACACTTGTGACCGTACTACCGTCGATTGGGAGCTCGAGTTGCAGTGCAACATCTTCTAGAGTAATGGTGCACTCCCCACAcagaaaatgaaatgtatgggtCTCTAAGAGCCACCGCTTGACCCAAGTGTATATCAAGTCGTACTTCAAATCAAACATGCGGATTAATGTTGAATCTCGATGTCTCTAAATATAGCATAAGACGTTCATCTGGCAGATAGCCCACACCGTTGACACACCCCTCAATACGCGGTACAAACCCTGACCATATTAAATTACCGCAATAGTTAATACATTGCAGTTAAATAAAACATGATGTGGAACTTTATAAGGGGACCcgtgaataaaaaataacaattttattactAGCACACTAATTGTATCTGATGTGTGATTCGTTTTTGTAATCAAAGAACTCATTTAGATATCTGcaacttcaaataaaaaatttaatcattgcccgaacatataaataatatacaaataacgaaaatgaattttgtatcgttttttatttttgaagaattaataatattttacccATATAAAGAAATCAATAACAACGTAATTCGTGATACACTAATATAAGTCgatcatttattttctagaaaccatctcatttttttcatcttttatcccaataaaaaattattacgtAACATATATTCAACGATGTGaactataaaattttgtaaagtcaattcagtttaattaattagtattcaatcaatttaacgtAAGATGTATAaattggttttatcaaaaaaatttaaaattattatgacGATTTCTCtaattgaagaaaaacaaagaacatgtttttctattttaaaaatctcaTCTGGGactaattttcttataaaaaattaaaagtattttgataatttctctCCTTGAAGACAATTAATTTATGACATATTTGGTTTTTACCATAAtccaaaagataattaaataccaaaatggGTCACCGTACAAATTTGTAGCAAATAACCCATttcgtatttattattgtaacaAACGAcccattcaataattaatttattaggtgacccattttggaatttaattattttttaattattttggtaaaaccaaacaaataataaaaattacaaatccaACTAATGTGAATTATAAAACCACAAAATAGGACAAATAATATGAATTACAAAAccttaacaagtaaataataattacaaaacaaaatgtacctctaaaataatatttgctGGTACCTCCTTTCCttccaaaattacaaaatcaaacaaataataagtactaaaacattaaacaaaaaaataattacaaaaaaatttacctttcaaaaaatttattgttaCCCTCTtacaccctaaaccctaaataaaaatataataaatattaaaaccacATAACAATGTGTTGCCTCCTCCTTTAAGaccctaaacaaaaaattacaaaaataaaactttacatttCAGGACCCTTCTTCTTTTCCCTTCTCTTCTCTATTGCCTCTTCCCCTTCTTCTCTTCTCCTAAATTGttagcttcttcttcttcttaattTATAGTTGAGGGGACCATAAGCCCTCTTATAAACTTCATTTTTTTCGACCAATTCAAGCTATTAAACCCTATGATTATGTAGTCACCTTTGTCGTAAAGAGGTGCCACCTGACATGATGCCCCCATTAGTGCCACCTGACAGGTTGCGTCCTccatcctttaaaaattatttttcccaaCCAGTATTTGAACCGATATAATCTACATGCAGGTGCCGCCTCTCCTACTCCCTCtaccattaaaatattttttcccaaTCAAATCATGGGCTAATGATAGGGTTTTGATTAGCAATAAGGAGAATGGTGGTGCCACCACCTTCAAACCCTCCACCCCTAAATACGGTTCATAACATaccattttggtatttaatttttttttttggtatcaTCTAAGTAAAAAAGCCAAAACACTATAAACTATATGTAGCGTTTGGTATTTTCctatgttataattttaatagaatgtGATTATTGGAAATGTAATTGTCggaaaaattactttacaatgTTTGGTATACATTGGAGGGTGGAAAGTTATATTACTTTCTTAAAAATgtaatgataatttaaaatttacccttattaagtaaaagataatattcatgtatttaattttttaaaagaaaaaaacatattcattaaaatcaAAAGACTTAAAAGACAAAATGAAGTGAAAACAAACACAACTATTCcgcttaatttttataataaactttattctcaacaaatatttggattaaatatttaataataaattttaattgatatttttaagttttttatttataatgttaattgaaagaaaaattatttcaaatttgtcctacatatatattgtaaatataataatgcatataaaatcatgtataaataaaacttttttgaataaattaaaaaattatgtatatgtAATACTTGAGAAGAATTCGTTGAAATAGTACATAAAATCAAGTAGTAGAACAAATGAATAAGGCAataacttctttttattttatatttattaatagattaatacctaaattaatacaaaaagggttaattttatcttaataattttaataagtaattttcatacattttattatgaGAATCATATTGTCATGTTCATGGATAGTAATACCCAATAAATGACtagatttttaaggaaaataaataaaattagatataCTAatggcacgtttggttcgctgtaatggaatatagacgtaatggaatagagacgtaatagcaattcaattgtttggttgaatgtaatggaatagaggcgtaatagtattcttgtgtttggttgaatggaatagaggcgtaatggcataaggaaaaaaactaaaatgactagaatacccttagtagaattttttttaggtggATGATTTATTGtcattgttattaaattttaataagattattaatataaataataaataatttaataataatttaaaataattattattaaatataatttaataaaaaatatataatttaataaaattcttaatataattattcttatattaatttattaaaatcataatatataataatataaaaaatatttaatctcatttattatttttaaaccgcAATACAATGTGCTAAAACATCATTAgtgaatcaaataatttaattattctacaaaaaatagaagtaataaataacttgaaaattatattttgcataaatataatattcaaatattaacaAACATACCCTAAATTAAATTTCaggtataattttaaaatttaccccaAAGATTTAGTGTACTTCTTGacctgaacttgacaattaagtttattttagtaCTTGTATATTTTTTGTCCACTTTAATaattgaacttgacaattagatatattttaatctttgaacttgaaatatataaaattttattaacataactctttaataattgaacttgacaattagatatattttaatctttgaacttgaaatgtataaaattttattgacatAAAACTTTAAGATTGTCTCACATCAATAAATTTGGACGGAATATAAATTCATAGTCAAAATAGACCTACATGTAAAGTTAGATGCTAAAGTAGACCCCAACAACATATAAGTATCCAAACGAAACTAGCTCACAAAGCGAAACTTCTTATGAAAGAAGATAAACAAATTGTGCTACTTGAAGGGAACAACACTGGCACTGGAAAAACATTCCGTGGTTGAGGACATAAAATCTCTTAAGCACTGCGTCCAGGTTATGAGCTACTCACAGCAACACAGATCGCTGGGAAATAGTGTGCCAAATTACCTTTTGTATCTCTTCTTGGAACCACATGAACAAGGAGCATTACGGCTCATTTCTCCACTCTTTACCATATTAAACTTGGCAAGATCCAATGGTGTTGAACCCATTAGCTTTTGCACCtgcaaaagataaaaaaataaaacgaatGACATTTCCAATGGAGAAAGAGAGAGATGCATAAACTAATACTTGTCATTGATGTTTTAAACTGCGGGAGGGGCATATCCATGCAATCCAccattataaacaaaattttcttgatatttatatgatttaattgTTCATCACTCATCCTCCTTCACTGGGTGACTAGCAAGCAAAGCAAACAGGTTAAAATCTACCATCAAAAGGAAcaaggttatatatatatatatataccaacaTGTACGTATAGCAAGAGGcagaaaaatatatacaaatccATATAAGTTCACCCAAAACTTTAAAAAGCACATAATACATAGAAGCTAAGTATCAAAGTACCTAAAATCTGTATCTCACCAAGGCATCCACTAAATGATGGAAGCAAAGCTATCTCTGCTGCTTCATCTAGGCAACTGTCTTtccatttaataaaaaaggataGATCATAACAGAATCCAAGAAGAGGCCTAAATAATAAGAATTAGCATGTTAATTGGAACAACATTCTTCTGCACATGAGTTTCCCAGTAAATCTGCTGCCAATCAACTGGTTTGACACACTCCGCAAGATCAGGCCAACGAAACTTAAACAATGCCTTCCACGCTGTATCGAAATTCCCATATCTGTAAGAAACTAGCACTAAACAGTCACCTCACATTCTAGTCTTACTTTCTACACAAAACAAAAAGGGGATCTAGAGACATCGAATCTAACATACCTTCCACGTTTTCTCCCCATTTTTAAGTCATCACTAAAAGGACCATAGTCATCATAGTTCTTAAATGGCCTGCTCAATGAAAGTTAATATCTTTCAAGAATATTCAAGTAGCCCGCATATAGCAGCAACTCAGCAAAAGTTAAACAAGCTATGTCAAGAGGGAAAAAGTTTATTGCTACCTTAAGAAAAATCTTTCATAGTCATGCTCATCTGTTAGAAGATTTGTGCATTAGAAAATCTAGTAAAACATTTCTCTGCCTATTTGAAAATTTCCCCTTCCTAAGTAAACAATTATCACATTTTGCTCACCCATGACCATTTCAAGCTTCAGTAGGAGCAATCGATATCCAGAATTATTCAGCTATAAcagttataaatttgaaaaacaacTTGAAAACATGCATAAAACTTATAAGGAGCagaaaatttaactaacatttcACTTTGCAACTTCTGCAAGGCCAGAGGAGGTAGACATTCTACTACTGAATTGAACAACTCCAGAGGAAGTTCATAGACATGCGGCAAAAGATCATCCCCTGCAACCAACCCGACCAGTGATTAAATTTGACCACTATGAACTGAAAATATCAGTTAAAAGGGGGAAATGCATCTCTCAGCAACTAGGCATTTTTAGTATAATGCAAACAGTATGCACTACAAGCATTAAAAAGGAAAGATATAAGGGAAATGTACCGTGAATG harbors:
- the LOC105763660 gene encoding uncharacterized protein LOC105763660 isoform X2, which codes for MVNVPSLVSLSIDALKRELIHGDDLLPHVYELPLELFNSVVECLPPLALQKLQSEMPFKNYDDYGPFSDDLKMGRKRGSASFLQIWEFRYSVEGIV
- the LOC105763660 gene encoding uncharacterized protein LOC105763660 isoform X1, with amino-acid sequence MVNVPSLVSLSIDALKRELIHGDDLLPHVYELPLELFNSVVECLPPLALQKLQSEMPFKNYDDYGPFSDDLKMGRKRGRYGNFDTAWKALFKFRWPDLAECVKPVDWQQIYWETHVQKNVVPINMLILII